Proteins encoded by one window of Candidatus Omnitrophota bacterium:
- a CDS encoding NADH-quinone oxidoreductase subunit M, with protein MMVPDLSWILLLPLAGLGLLFMVGSDKTSSIRRISTAAVLLPFLLSVWVLAAYDHAAGGFQFVQKIPWVAPLGISYHVGVDGINSLLLLLLGVVSFAALLVSGSIKERVKEYYILLLITVIGTYGAFLSLDIFFFYFFHEVAAIPVFLMIAIWGSERREYAAMKLTLYLIAGATLALIGLIALYLATGLQTFDLVQIQQYLAANPLPISVQNWVFPLIVVGFGVTLTLWPFYTWAPVGYAEAPTAISMLHAGVLKKMGAYAIIRFAIQLMPEAAHTWMPVIAALAVVNILFCGLVALTQRDLKYILGYSSCSHMGYILLGLACFNVIGINGVVFLMFAHGIMAALAFALTGFIADQTRTRNLDEWGGLAKQMPFVATCFAMAALASAGVPGFANFVSEIMILLGAWDQYRLYTVLAVLGVVLTAIYMLKAIRLGFQGPLNPRCSKLLDAQTPLAKLPFALLLAVLILAGCFPSLILNHIDSSTKAIVESSRIKY; from the coding sequence ATGATGGTTCCTGATCTTTCCTGGATCCTTTTACTGCCCTTGGCGGGCTTAGGCCTGCTTTTCATGGTCGGGTCTGACAAGACCTCTTCGATCCGCAGGATCTCTACGGCTGCCGTGCTTCTGCCTTTCCTTTTATCTGTTTGGGTGTTGGCTGCTTACGATCACGCGGCAGGCGGTTTTCAATTCGTTCAGAAAATCCCCTGGGTCGCCCCGCTCGGCATCTCATACCATGTCGGGGTCGACGGGATCAATTCCCTGCTCTTGCTGCTCTTAGGGGTCGTTTCTTTCGCCGCCCTCCTCGTCAGCGGCTCCATCAAGGAGCGGGTCAAAGAATATTACATCCTTTTATTGATCACAGTCATCGGCACCTACGGCGCCTTCCTCTCCCTGGATATTTTCTTTTTCTATTTCTTCCACGAAGTCGCGGCCATCCCGGTCTTTTTAATGATCGCCATTTGGGGGTCCGAGCGTCGTGAATACGCCGCCATGAAATTGACCCTTTATCTGATCGCCGGCGCGACCCTGGCCCTGATCGGGCTCATTGCCTTATATCTTGCGACCGGCTTGCAGACATTTGATCTGGTCCAAATCCAGCAGTATTTAGCAGCCAATCCTTTGCCGATCAGCGTTCAAAACTGGGTCTTCCCTCTGATCGTCGTCGGATTTGGCGTAACGCTGACCCTCTGGCCTTTTTATACCTGGGCTCCGGTGGGGTATGCGGAAGCGCCCACAGCCATCAGCATGCTGCACGCCGGTGTGCTCAAAAAAATGGGCGCTTATGCCATTATCCGCTTCGCCATTCAATTGATGCCCGAGGCCGCCCATACCTGGATGCCCGTCATCGCCGCCCTGGCCGTCGTCAATATCCTTTTCTGCGGATTAGTCGCCCTGACCCAGCGGGACCTCAAATATATTTTGGGGTATTCCAGCTGCAGCCACATGGGCTACATCCTGCTGGGCCTGGCCTGTTTTAATGTGATCGGCATTAACGGTGTGGTGTTTTTGATGTTCGCCCACGGCATCATGGCGGCGCTCGCCTTCGCGTTGACCGGATTTATCGCCGATCAAACCAGGACCCGCAATTTGGATGAATGGGGCGGCCTGGCCAAACAGATGCCGTTTGTGGCCACGTGTTTTGCCATGGCAGCCCTCGCCTCCGCGGGCGTACCCGGATTCGCGAATTTTGTCTCGGAGATCATGATCCTCTTAGGCGCGTGGGACCAATACCGTTTATATACCGTCCTGGCTGTCCTGGGCGTCGTGCTCACGGCCATTTATATGCTCAAAGCCATCCGCCTCGGTTTCCAAGGGCCGCTGAATCCCCGTTGTTCCAAACTGTTGGATGCCCAAACACCTCTGGCAAAATTGCCCT
- the nuoL gene encoding NADH-quinone oxidoreductase subunit L has protein sequence MVDPSLVWIAYFAPLTACVLITLFFLRSKTWSSLLAIAGILISFVCTILVAAQIFQSHPPVEFQQSLTWIRLDTLTIDFGFLVNPLAVMMLLVVTGVGSAIFIYSRGYMAEDPGSPRFFAFLSLFAFSMTGIVLANNLIQLFISWELVGLSSYLLIGFWYHKPSAADAGVKAFMVNRFADFGFLCGILLLWSISDIGHGRSFVFTDLARAVPHLDPHLLMVAALLLFCGVVGKSAQVPLHVWLPDAMEGPTPVSALIHAATMVAAGIYLLARTFFIFEPLTAALTVIAYVGGITALLAATLAIVENDIKRILAYSTLSQLGLMVMALGLSGPMQGMYHLTTHAFFKALLFLGAGSVLCALHHEQNIWNMRGLLAKMPITGVTFMIGTLALCGIFPLSGFWSKDEILALASQHNVLLYWMATVTSLLTAFYMGRLFWTAFWSKPFDVAQGKPAASDHAHESPAVMTYPLIFLAILSVVGGFIGIPNFLYPQEAHEGLNMRVALISSLVAVLGLGLSYMIYSKHPSRDPLETKLGSFYSVLKNKYYFDVVYGWYVDRVQQSFAVLLSWFEKTFIVGFGVHGLTAAAKAGGRTLRYLQTGLVQFYALIFVLGVIALFFALVIQL, from the coding sequence ATGGTAGACCCGTCCTTGGTTTGGATAGCGTATTTTGCGCCGCTAACCGCCTGTGTCCTCATTACCCTTTTTTTCCTGCGTTCTAAAACATGGAGTTCATTATTAGCCATTGCCGGCATCCTCATTTCTTTTGTTTGTACGATTTTAGTCGCGGCACAAATATTCCAATCCCATCCCCCCGTTGAATTCCAGCAGTCCCTGACATGGATACGGCTTGACACGCTGACCATTGACTTCGGATTTCTCGTCAATCCGCTGGCGGTCATGATGCTTTTGGTCGTCACCGGTGTGGGCAGCGCCATTTTTATCTATTCCAGGGGCTATATGGCCGAGGACCCGGGCAGCCCCAGGTTCTTCGCGTTCTTGAGTTTGTTCGCCTTCTCCATGACAGGCATTGTCCTGGCCAACAACTTGATTCAACTGTTCATCTCCTGGGAACTGGTGGGCTTAAGCTCCTATCTGCTCATCGGTTTCTGGTATCACAAGCCCTCTGCCGCGGATGCCGGGGTCAAGGCGTTCATGGTCAATCGCTTTGCGGATTTTGGATTTCTCTGCGGGATCCTTTTGTTGTGGAGCATCTCCGATATCGGCCACGGCCGCAGTTTTGTTTTTACGGACCTGGCCCGGGCTGTTCCTCATTTAGACCCTCATCTGCTGATGGTGGCCGCATTGCTGCTGTTCTGCGGTGTCGTCGGTAAATCCGCCCAGGTCCCCTTGCACGTGTGGCTGCCGGATGCTATGGAGGGCCCCACGCCCGTCAGCGCGCTCATTCACGCGGCAACGATGGTGGCGGCAGGTATTTATCTGTTGGCGCGCACGTTCTTTATTTTTGAGCCCTTGACCGCGGCGCTCACCGTCATTGCCTATGTCGGCGGGATCACGGCGCTGTTGGCCGCGACCCTCGCCATTGTTGAAAATGATATTAAGCGCATCCTCGCCTATTCAACGCTTAGCCAATTGGGTCTGATGGTCATGGCTTTGGGCTTGTCCGGCCCCATGCAAGGCATGTATCATTTAACGACCCATGCCTTTTTCAAGGCCCTGCTCTTTTTGGGTGCCGGTAGCGTGCTCTGTGCTCTTCATCACGAGCAGAATATCTGGAACATGCGCGGGCTTTTGGCAAAAATGCCCATCACCGGCGTCACCTTCATGATCGGAACGCTCGCTTTGTGCGGTATCTTTCCTTTAAGCGGTTTTTGGAGCAAGGACGAGATCCTGGCCCTGGCATCACAACACAATGTCCTGCTCTATTGGATGGCGACGGTCACGTCGCTGTTGACTGCTTTTTACATGGGCCGCCTGTTCTGGACCGCCTTTTGGAGCAAGCCCTTCGACGTTGCTCAGGGCAAGCCCGCCGCGTCTGATCACGCCCATGAGTCCCCGGCGGTGATGACCTACCCTTTGATCTTTTTAGCCATTCTTTCGGTCGTCGGAGGTTTTATCGGTATTCCCAACTTCCTGTATCCGCAGGAAGCGCACGAAGGACTTAATATGAGGGTCGCTTTAATCTCTTCCTTGGTTGCCGTGTTAGGGTTAGGGCTCTCGTATATGATCTACAGCAAGCACCCCAGCCGCGACCCGCTGGAAACAAAACTCGGATCCTTCTATTCTGTTTTAAAAAATAAATACTATTTTGACGTTGTCTACGGGTGGTATGTGGACCGCGTCCAGCAAAGCTTTGCCGTCCTTTTATCGTGGTTTGAAAAAACTTTCATTGTGGGCTTCGGAGTTCATGGCCTGACAGCTGCGGCAAAAGCCGGCGGCAGGACCCTTCGCTATCTGCAAACCGGTCTGGTCCAATTCTATGCTTTGATTTTTGTTCTGGGCGTCATTGCCCTGTTTTTTGCGCTGGTCATACAATTATGA
- the nuoK gene encoding NADH-quinone oxidoreductase subunit NuoK → MIGLGHYLLLSGIVFSVGIVGVITSRNVLKVLLSLELLLAASNLVFVAFSKFNGDYAGQLIVFFVILVAAAEVAIGLAIIVLMYRRLATIQADELKEMKW, encoded by the coding sequence ATGATCGGGCTTGGACACTATCTCCTCTTGAGCGGCATTGTCTTCTCCGTCGGTATTGTGGGCGTCATCACAAGCCGCAACGTGCTCAAGGTCCTCTTGTCCCTGGAACTTCTTTTGGCCGCTTCAAACCTTGTTTTTGTCGCCTTTTCCAAATTCAACGGGGATTATGCCGGACAATTGATCGTCTTTTTTGTCATTCTTGTCGCCGCCGCGGAAGTCGCCATAGGGCTTGCCATCATTGTCCTGATGTACCGCCGCCTTGCCACGATCCAGGCCGATGAATTGAAGGAAATGAAATGGTAG
- a CDS encoding NADH-quinone oxidoreductase subunit J gives MPALFFYLFAAVLVLASLAVILARNPLYNVLALVVAIFALSSLFVLLEAFFVGIILILVYAGAVLVFFLFVVMCLNLNAATITSVQQSRFRLLGGVVGLMFASSFFLAVKSFIAAQTMGPSSVRGTIETIGRVLFTDYLLPFELTSLLLLIAIFGIVSLAQGAFNTGKEAGNQ, from the coding sequence ATGCCTGCCCTTTTCTTTTATCTCTTTGCGGCTGTTTTGGTCCTGGCAAGCCTTGCCGTCATTCTGGCGCGAAACCCCCTCTACAATGTCCTGGCCCTGGTCGTCGCCATCTTTGCCCTGTCTTCTCTTTTTGTCCTTTTAGAGGCCTTTTTTGTCGGGATCATCCTGATATTGGTCTACGCGGGGGCGGTCCTCGTTTTCTTCCTGTTTGTGGTCATGTGCCTGAACCTTAACGCGGCCACGATCACATCGGTCCAACAAAGCCGTTTTCGGTTGCTTGGAGGGGTTGTCGGGCTCATGTTCGCCTCCTCATTCTTTTTGGCCGTCAAAAGTTTCATCGCGGCCCAGACCATGGGCCCTTCTTCGGTCCGCGGGACCATTGAAACCATCGGCAGGGTCCTCTTTACGGATTATCTGCTTCCCTTTGAATTGACATCGCTTCTTCTGCTGATCGCGATCTTCGGGATCGTTTCATTGGCCCAGGGAGCATTCAATACGGGCAAGGAAGCGGGGAACCAATGA
- a CDS encoding helix-turn-helix domain-containing protein, which yields MTKIPEVYTVAEVARALKLNPYTIRRLVREKKIPAIKIGGHWRFRKGDINRLLANPRKRKMKQ from the coding sequence ATGACCAAAATTCCAGAAGTTTACACCGTCGCAGAAGTAGCGCGGGCTTTAAAACTTAATCCGTATACTATACGGCGTCTTGTGCGTGAAAAGAAAATCCCAGCCATCAAAATCGGCGGGCATTGGCGGTTTAGGAAGGGTGACATCAACCGTTTGCTGGCTAACCCCAGAAAAAGAAAGATGAAGCAATGA